In Equus przewalskii isolate Varuska chromosome 15, EquPr2, whole genome shotgun sequence, a single genomic region encodes these proteins:
- the BHLHE40 gene encoding class E basic helix-loop-helix protein 40 yields MERIPSAQPPPACLPKAPGLEPGDLPGMDFAHMYQVYKSRRGMKRSDDSKETYKLPHRLIEKKRRDRINECIAQLKDLLPEHLKLTTLGHLEKAVVLELTLKHVKALTNLIDQQQQKIIALQSGLQAGELSGRNVEAGQEMFCSGFQTCAREVLQYLAKHENTRDLKSSQLVTHLHRVVSELLQGGTSRKPADPAPKVMDFKEKPSSLANGSEGPGKNCVPVIQRTFPHSSGEQSGSDTDTDSGYGGESEKGDLRGEQPYFKSDHGRRFTMGERIGAIKQESEEPPTKKSRMQLSDDEGHFTGSDLMSSPFLGPHPHQPPFCLPFYLIPPSATAYLPMLEKCWYPTSVPVLYPGLNASAAALTSFMNPDKISAPLLMPQRLPSPLPTHPALDSSALLQALKQIPPLNLETKD; encoded by the exons ATGGAGCGGATCCCCAGCGCGCAACCGCCCCCCGCCTGCCTGCCCAAAGCGCCAGGACTGGAGCCCGGCGACCTACCAGG GATGGATTTTGCCCACATGTACCAAGTGTACAAGTCGAGGCGAGGAATGAAGCGGAGCGACGACAGCAAG GAGACCTACAAACTGCCGCACCGGCTCATCGAGAAAAAGAGACGTGACCGGATTAACGAGTGCATCGCCCAGCTGAAGGATCTCCTACCCGAACATCTCAAACTTACA ACTTTGGGTCACTTGGAAAAAGCGGTGGTTCTTGAACTTACCTTGAAGCATGTGAAAGCGCTAACAAACCTAATTGATCAGCAGCAGCAGAAAATCATCGCCCTGCAGAGCGGTTTACAAGCTG GTGAGCTGTCGGGGAGAAATGTCGAAGCAGGTCAAGAGATGTTCTGCTCAGGTTTCCAGACGTGTGCCCGGGAGGTGCTTCAGTACCTGGCGAAGCATGAGAACACTCGGGACCTGAAGTCTTCACAGCTCGTCACTCACCTCCACCGAGTGGTCTCGGAGCTGCTGCAGGGTGGTACCTCCAGGAAGCCGGCAGACCCGGCTCCCAAAGTGATGGACTTCAAGGAGAAACCCAGCTCCCTGGCCAACGGCTCCGAAGGCCCTGGGAAAAACTGTGTGCCAGTCATCCAGCGGACTTTCCCTCACTCAAGTGGGGAGCAGAGTGGCAGTGACACGGACACAGACAGCGGCTACGGAGGAGAATCAGAGAAGGGTGACTTGCGCGGCGAGCAACCGTACTTCAAGAGCGATCATGGACGCAGGTTCACCATGGGAGAAAGGATTGGTGCTATTAAGCAAGAATCTGAAGAACCCCCCACAAAAAAGAGCAGAATGCAGCTCTCAGATGATGAAGGCCATTTCACTGGCAGTGACCTGATGAGCTCCCCGTTCCTGGGTCCACACCCGCACCAGCCTCCCTTTTGCCTGCCCTTCTACCTGATCCCACCCTCAGCAACTGCCTACTTGCCCATGCTGGAGAAGTGCTGGTACCCCACCTCGGTCCCAGTGTTGTACCCGGGCCTCAACGCCTCCGCTGCAGCCCTCACCAGCTTCATGAACCCAGACAAGATCTCGGCCCCCTTGCTCATGCCCCAGAGACTCCCTTCTCCCTTGCCCACCCATCCGGCCCTCGACTCTTCTGCCCTGCTCCAAGCTCTGAAGCAGATCCCCCCTTTAAACTTAGAAACCAAAGACTAA